From a single Bryobacter aggregatus MPL3 genomic region:
- the secG gene encoding preprotein translocase subunit SecG — MIVILVTIVHVLVCLILIGVVLLQSGKAADLAGAFGGMGSQTTFGPRSAATVLSRVTTTAAALFMVTSLTLAVLATRGGAAGGGSGTVFDRTNVPAPAPQVEQKAPSQTPAVEMVDEQGRVVSKQEVELPKDAEKKAAKGEPVPVKLGKKIPVDANGNEIKTEPKK, encoded by the coding sequence ATGATTGTCATCCTTGTAACCATCGTTCATGTTCTGGTTTGCCTGATTCTGATTGGCGTTGTGCTGCTGCAAAGCGGCAAGGCGGCCGATCTTGCGGGAGCTTTTGGCGGTATGGGCTCACAGACAACTTTTGGCCCGCGCAGCGCGGCTACAGTGTTGTCCCGAGTGACCACGACTGCAGCTGCTCTGTTCATGGTGACCAGCCTGACTCTGGCCGTTCTGGCGACTCGTGGTGGTGCGGCCGGTGGCGGAAGCGGTACGGTCTTTGACCGCACCAATGTTCCGGCGCCCGCTCCCCAGGTAGAGCAGAAGGCTCCGTCGCAGACACCTGCTGTTGAGATGGTGGACGAACAGGGCCGCGTGGTATCGAAGCAGGAAGTGGAATTGCCGAAGGACGCAGAGAAGAAGGCCGCCAAGGGTGAGCCGGTTCCTGTGAAGCTGGGCAAGAAGATTCCGGTCGATGCGAACGGCAACGAAATCAAAACGGAACCAAAGAAATAA